Below is a genomic region from Neurospora crassa OR74A linkage group VII, whole genome shotgun sequence.
GACGTCCCCGGCCCGGATCTAGGTCGTTTTCAAAGAACCTCCCTGTGGAGCCGTTTCCCCGTTTTTTCCTTCCTCAGCCGTTTCCCGCTCCCGTTCCCGTCAAAAGCTCGGGCACCGTCCGAGTTCTTGCAGTGCTTGTTACTTACCCGCTGCGTCGGGTCACGGTGCTTGGACGAACTGTTGACGGGACTGCAATATGTGAGTGATGAATTGCGAACTGAAGATCAAGAAAACCgggctagaggtagcttaaTAATACtgaaaagcaaaaaaagatATGTCTGACACACCCACGTGCAATGTGTGTTGTCTTTGAAGTCAATCAATACCTGATACATTTTCTGGGATTTAGTTGTAAGGTGGGAAAGGTGCCGAGTGCCCGGCTTACGCAACTCAAAACGGAGGACCGGCGGTTTGGGAACTTGAGGGCGGGGGGTTCAGGCGGTCAGTGTCCCGTCTTTGCAGTGATTTCGTTCTGTTCTTTTTTAGGTAGTAGATATGTAGCTCGAATCCTCTCACTGTGGTCCTAGGTAGGCCTCAGCTGTAGGTACGCCGGACCACTCCTCCGTCAAGGGCAGGGCAATGACGTTTCATCCCACCATCCCGCCCTCGGCTCTTTGTCGTTAACAGGAGCTGCAAAACTAGTTCTAGGTATCGATCACAAATTTTTAGAAATGGTCATGCAGGCATCGTTTAATTCTCTGCTTTTCTGTGGTTGAGAGAGAATCAAGATCTATTACATAGGGCAATGTGCGGATACAAGCAGTAAGAGCACAATAGGTCAGTATCCTCAGGAGTGTGATACATGGCGCATCTTGATGCTCTGTCCAGCCAGCCGTCGGTGATTTTCGAAACGGGAGGTTGCGGATCAGCCGTTTAGTATCTTGGTGACCTCTGAAGCCTCGAGAAAATTGGTTATCGTGTACTCTATTACTGAGTGCCGCTTATGACACCCTATGGATTTAATACGTACGCGGAATAACGAGTGTAGATGATAAACCTCGTTGTCGTATTGTTTTCAATAGCTGGGGCCGATCCGAGATGGGGTCTCAATCGTAGGCTGGATGGGGGGGTTCGAAGGGGTCCCCTGGCGAAGGAAAGGCACCAAGGGATCCACGGATTGCCCGGACACATGGCTCGCTATCAAGGACTCCCTTACAACTAAGTCGTCGTTTGCGCTGCGTAATCAGGGCACAGGCAGCACCGGGAGCGAACTTTGAGGCACTGCAGTCGGAACGTGATTGTGGGGAGTCaagttggagatggtggttGAATTGTCGCTTTTTATATCGGAGCcattccatccatcatccatctgtTCCGTTATAAGCATGGGGTGATCTACTTATTCAACGGCCACCTAGCTATTCAGCCACCCCCTCTCTCCCTTTCACCCGCCCCATCGCTGCAGGACGTCACGGCCAGAAGTATCTCGCTAGTATAAAACATGCCAAAAGGTACTATGTACATGATCGGATGTCCTGTACTGCATGcaacccttcccttccacccGATTTCTACAAGTCACACACACGGGCACACCTAAACAAAGGGGCCGGAATCCAGCTGCTTCCATACAAATCCATCTGCCACCCTTTCCTCCATTGGTCTTTCAccatctttctctctcttcttcccccaaCTCTTCCCACCGCCAAAACAAACCCACACTTGGTCTGAGCTCTGGACCGCGCCAAGACCGCACAACCGAACCTAACCAAACTCGACTCCGCCAAAGGGAACCAACATCCACAAGCAATACGTACatacatagaggtagctcTACCCGGTATTATTTATCTACCAAGACTCTACCCACCAACACACGCAGCCCAGCAGACGCACGCATACGGACTCCACGGCAACCACCCGACACCGCCTGCCTTTACATATCTAGACCGCACTCCCCAACACGACCGACCGACGGCTTCCACGCACCGAAACACACCCCGCGACTTGCATATTTCTACGCGCGCGCACACACaccagaagaaaaaaaagaagaaaaaacaccaccacaaagACTATAGACATACCTTGCCTTGGATGTACTCCTAGGTCTGCTTCGGCCTTACCACTATCAGTATCCGCATTGTTGTCCCCAAGATGTTGCGACGGCCGTCCGGCCACGTCGCTTGCCGGCCCGAAGTCCTCCTGGCGTTCGCTTTCCTCCTAGTTAACTTGCAATGGCTCCAACTCGTTGATGCTCAGCCGCACCATCATGCGAGGTCCCCCCGCGAGGACGACGATCATGCCGTCCCCAACATTGCTACCTTGTCCACCCTGACAGGAGGTCGCCCCCAACCCGTCATCGAGACGCCCCGAACTCACGGCCGTGGCAAGCGGACCGTAGTCGAGATCGCCGACGGGCCCAAAACCGAATCTATCCGATTGAGCTACCATGCCCAAtccgacaacaccaacaacaacaaccacgccGACTTGATTTCTAACAATGTGCGCGCCAACGCTCTTGCTCCGGACTCGTCCGTTCGAGCACCTCTGACCCAATCCAACAAGGTCGGCTCCTTGGGGGCCGAGCTCTCGCAGCATCAGATTGCGCGGAGCTTGGAGGAttgggaagtggaagactTTGTGCTTCTGGCGACCGTTGACGGAGATCTGTATGCCACCGACCGTGTTCGTGGCGAGGTGCGCTGGCACTTCAAGGCCGACCACCCCATGGTGGAAACTCGGCACTTCCGAACCTCTCGCTCTCCCGTCGATGAGGACTTCCACGAGATGGATCACTGGATCTGGATAGTGGAGCCCACACGAGACGGCGAGATATACATCTGGAGACCGAGCGACTCGGGTCCCCAGCTGACCAAAATGACCATGACCATGAAACAGCTGGTCGAAACCTACAGCGGCCTCCATATGAACGGGATCGTTTACACGGGCGAGAAGAGGACCAACATGGTGACTCTCAACGCCGCGACCGGCGCCATGATCAAGAACTTGGGCCCCAGAGgtgtcaacatcaacaaggtCGAGTCCGAGCGATGTCTTAGAGAATACGCCCTTGGAAACAGCATCACCAGCGAGTGCAGCAACAGAGAAACCATCACCCTCGGCCGTACCGAATACATTGTTGGTGTGTATCGCACCGACGGCAGCCCCATTGCATCCCTCAAGTATTCCGAGTGGGCCCCCAATGTGTTGGACGGCGACCTGGGCCAGCAACATTCAGCTACACCAGACAAGCGCTATATCACTGGCAAACCAGACGGAACCTTCTTTGGCTTTGGCCTTGATCGGGAGAATGGTGACCGGCCGCTCTTCTCCCACCAGCTCACTTCCCCTGTTGCTCGCGTCTTTGATGTCCTGCGTCGCCAGTGGAATCCGACCGGCAGCAGCGACACCGACTTGATCATCCTTCCCCAGCCTCTTTTCCCTGTTAATCCCGCAATTTCACGCCTTCGCAGCGCAAAGGTTTTCGTCAACCATACTGAGGAGGGTAGCTGGTATGCTCTTTCGGGAACCCAGTATCCCCTCATCCTCCATGCCCCACCTGCCCCCATCCACAAGTTTTGGCCGCTGGAAAGTTTGAACGAGGACAAATTGTCCGAAGCACTCGTCGGCACTCATGATCTGCCTGACTGGCGAATCCCCAAGGAAATCAACCGCCTAGTGCCACTTTTGGatgcgcctcctcctcccgccggAGACGCCGTTATTACTGGTAACCCCACGGTTCCTTCGTCAGCAGGGGCACTGCCCGGCCTACCAGCACCGGATACTGCTACGGCACTGCCTGTGCAAGCCTCTGACTTTTTCCTCAACCCCTTTACTCTTCTGGTTGGAATCGTGATTGTCATTGCCGTGTGGACAAGGGCCTGGATACCTCAGTCATCCAAGAAAGGCTACTCCTTGGAAGGGTTCCTGGATTTTATGAGAACGCTCGGGAGGAAGGTTGTGGACCTCACGCGCTTCAGGATTCACGTTGTTCGTACAGAGCCGACACCAACCGTGACTGATATCACGCCTCGCTTGGAGGCGGCTAAGGAGGAAAGCAGTAAGCCCGATGCCTCCTTGGCAGACTCGTCCGCCGGGGATTCTGGCTCAGATGAAGGGCTGGCAAAGAAGGAAGTGACGTTTGCCGACCTTCCTAAATCATCTGAGACGCCACCGCCCGTTGATACCACTGACGCTCCTGCTGAAGTTGTCaagccgaagaggaaggctCACAGAGGTCGCCGCGGCGGTATCAAGCACCGAAAGGGTCCTAGAAATGAGAACACCCAGTCCCGTGATGACGAACCCCCTGAGCCCACTGTGGACGAAGTCGTCAAAAAGGCTCAAGAGATTGGCCAACAGCCAAAGTTGGAGCCAGACGTCATAACCATTCCAAACGGTGTCGATAATGTTTCTGGTCCTATTCTGAAGATGGGCAGTCTGGAGGTCAACCAGGAGCAACAGCTCGGCATAGGAAGCAACGGTACCATCGTTTTCGCCGGAAAGTGGGATGGACGTGATGTTGCCGTGAAGCGCATGCTGGTCCAATTCAATGAGATTGCCAGCCAGGAAACCAAGTTGCTGAGAGAGAGTGACGATCATCCGAACGGTGAGTGGTATCAGCATGTGAACTTGATCGGTCATGTCACCCTTACTAACTGTCGCAGTCATCCGTTATTTTGCTCAACAACAGTCTGCCGGATTCCTATACATTGCTCTCGAACTTTGCCAGGCGTCCCTCGCAGATGTCATCCAGCGGCCCAGTATGTTCCGTGAACTTGCTCAGGCGGGTGAGCGCGACATGCCGGGAGTTTTGTACCAGGTCGCCAAGGGGTTGAGCCATCTGCACAGTCTTCGGATCGTTCATCGTGACCTCAAGCCCCAGAACATCCTTGTCAACATGGGTAAAGATGGTCGCCCGCGCATTCTCGTTTCTGACTTTGGCCTTTGCAAGAAGCTGGAAGGTGGACAGTCGTCGTTTGGCGCTACTACCGCCCACGCGGCTGGTACAACAGGCTGGCGTGCCCCGGAACTGTTGCTTGACGACGATGGAGGCCCCGGACCAGGTGCCACGATGACTTTTACCGACCCTGGTTCCAGCATGCACAGTGCTTCCGGTACAGGTTCTGGAGTTGTGGGAGCTGGTGTCAATGTGCGCCGCGTCACCCGAGCGATCGACATCTTTTCTCTTGGTTTGGTCTTCTTCTATGTCCTCACCAAGGGACATCACCCCTTTGACCTTGGTGATCGGTATATGCGCGAGTCGAACATTCGCAAAGGCAAATATGACTTGCAACTCCTTGAAGTCCTCGGCGACTACGCTCATGATGCCAAAGATCTCATTGAGAGCATGCTGAACAGCAACCCCAAGAAACGGCCCACTGCGATCGGCGTCATGGCTCATCCCTTCTTCTGGAGTCCTAGGAAGCGCCTCAATTTCCTTTGCGACGTCTCGGATCACTTTGAAAAGGAACCTCGTGATCCTCCTTCGCCAGCACTTGCGTTGCTAGAGGACCAGAGCTCTTGCGTGATTACCAACGGTGATTTCCTCAAGACCTTGCCCAGGGAGTTTGTTGAATCACTGGGCAAACAGCGCAAGTATACAGGCAATCGTATGCTTGATCTCCTGCGGGCGCTAcgcaacaagaagaaccaCTACGAGGACCTTACTCCCCAGCTTAGGAAGATGGTCGGGCCGTTGCCGGAAGGATACCTCGGTTTCTTTACGACTCGCTTTCCCAACCTTTTGATCAAATGCTGGGAAGTGATTGCGGATCTTGAGCTGGAGGAATCGGATCGATTCAAGGAGTACTATGAACCAGCTGGGTTATAGCGGATGTGTATTTTGTTTCTTGACTGTGCTTGTATTGCTTTCAGCGCATTTGCCAATATACATGCTTTTTCTAAAAGATATCCTTCCAGTCTCCCATGCGTCGTACATCAACCCTTCCCTCCGTAGCTGGCCTTTCGCCCCTGAAAGCATTTCGCATCAGGTACCGACGACAGTCAAGTATGCAGACCTTCGGGACCCTTCGACCCAGACCCTCAAGTATACGTTTGGTTCGGAAAATTCTCCTTATCCCCGTCCACCCCCATATTACTACCACTATCAATACCAAGTCTTACTTACCTCGTAGGCACACgactcttccttttcttcttttccatgTTAAGGTCTTATTGCTTCTCATGAAAGACAGCGTacgaaaggaagagaaaaaggaaaagaaaggaaaagataggaaaaaagtaatataaaaacatacaacaccagggattcgctggtcgtcaccgacccaactactagtctggccctcactggcttatctatgggagagcggacgggatcccgagttttccagtgggtatggtcgtatgtgatTGTTTTGTATCCAAAGCCTGCCTATAGATACAAGGCAAGTAGGTGATGCTCCTCTtgcctcccccttctccctcgccCATTACCCTCCCGGTATCGCTACTTAGCATACCCCAACTGGGTTCGGCTACCTCCACAACCCAATGACCACGACCGAGATAAAGCTGGAGGTTTCCATCCGGCGGCGCTTTAACGCCGTACAGTTTTCCCCTCTGGAGAAacctggagaaggacccccatgccaataaggcgctatggATACATACATAGCAAGGGAATACGATTAttttcattattattattattaccagAACCCAATCCTACAGCTGTTTTCATTATGAAACTCCCATTGGTGCTACTGTCCCGTTACTCTGCCTTTGCTAGATACAAGACAGGCCACGGTGGcacaagtcaagtcaagttcCTTTTTggctcctccccccccccccccccccccccccgggcTGCAGCCTAGTAATACTCATATTTGGATTCCCtttgaagaaagaagaaaaaaaagaaaagaaaggaaagattgataataattttactcaAACATCGACTGACTAACTGACTGGTCCCCGCCAGGTACCTCGATATCGCATTTTcattttcaatttttttttttttttcattccCCCCCCTCCGACCTCCCACTTTTCTCAAATCCCCGAATCCTCCTGCGGGAAAGCCTGCGTGCCCACGTTATCCGACCAAGTCTGACAAATGTCATTGAACTGCGTCCGATCGGAATCGCTCACGTCCGCCTGGATGTCCGCCTCGCGCTCGAGGAACTCTAGGCTCAGCCCTTCGCTGGCGTGCCAGGCAATGTGGCAGTGACAGAGCCACGCGCCGGGGTTGTCGGGCATGAAGGCGATGGCGAGGTAGCCGTTGCCGGGGAGGGCGGCGACGTCGCGGCGCGGGGGGTTCTTGGTCTTGAAGCTCTGCGGAGAGGTGGCGGCGTCAAAGGTGCCGGTGGATTGGTCGAGGATCCAAAAGTCGTGGCCGTGTAGGTGGATGGGGTGTTCGAGACCGAGGTTGGATTGGTCTTGGATGACGAGCACGATCCATTCGTCGTCGGTGGTGGTTTTCTTTGGAAAAGAGGGGATAGGTTAGTCGGGGTTTTGTGTCCGATGGGAGGGAGAGATGGAAAGTAACAAGGAAGCGGCTTACATTGATGGCGAGAACGTTGTAGTCGGTTGGAAACAGGCTCTCGCCGTTAAACACTTGTTTCAAGGTCGGATTGTTCCAGTCGATGAGCAAACTGCTTGTGTTGATGGTCCAGTGAACGTAATTTGTCGTTGAAATATTCAAGTACGTGTCAAAGCTCTTTTGGATATTGGTGACATCCATCTTGAGATGGGGGACAAGCGATGCCAGAGGTTCATCAAGGCAATCGCTGCTGACGGTGACATCACTGGTCGAGGTCGGGTCCAACGTGCTGCTGGCATTATATCGAAGGACCGAGGTGATGCTGTCCGGGTTTACATTTGGCTGGCAGGCGTTCAACCACCCGGCACGTACCCAGTAGTTGTCCACTGCCTGGTTGGCATGGAAGATGATATCGTACCGCTGGCCCTCTGTGAGTTTCAAGCTAGAGGTGCTGTAGGGCTTGATGGGAACAAGATCAGCAGCGATAACCTTCAACTTGTGCTTGTCAATGCTGAACTGGAACACACCATCGACAGCCGCATTTACCAAGCGAAGACGAtacttcttgcccttctcaaCCACAGTTGTTAACTTGACTCCACGTCCGGTACAGTTCGGGTCCGTTGATGATGTACTGCAGTCGAATTTGTTGGTTCCGTTGATGAGACCACTTTCCAGGGCTGGAGGCTGACCGTTCCGGGCGGCAAACCACCGAGTAAAGACATCAACATGGGACCAGTcggagagaaagagatggCCCAGGTCCTCGTCGTAATTGGCAGTCGCGGGTCCGTTGAAGATCATGCCACCGAAAACACCGTTGGCGTACTGTAGACTGAAGTGACTGTGGTACCAGGTTGACCCGTACTGGCTAACTTTGAACCTGTAAGTCATGGACTGCCCGATGGCAATGGCGCATTGAGTGATCCCTGGAACGCCATCGTAGATGTTGCTACCAGATTGACGAAGACCATGCCAATGGATGCCTGTGCCGTTGGACTTTAAGTTGTTGGTGACATGGATGATCAGACTGTCACCCCAGTCGGCAAAAATGGTAGGACCCGGAACCGTCCCATTGATCGTTTGACATTGGCGAGCATAGCCATCTGGCGCAcaatctccttcctctaccgaCAACCAATACTCACGAGTGACTCCCGTGTCCGGCGTTTCATCATAATAGTTCGTATCGATGGAGTAGTTTCCCCAGCAGCTTCGTGATTTGTTTGTGTTGTCACAGGCGGCCCGAGGAAGGAGGTTGTAGTCGagttgtggtggtgtttgccGTAGAGCatggagagaggaggaagacacaCTCGCCGCAAGGGCACTGAACACGCAACCAAGCGCTGACTTCATCCCGTAATGTAAGAAAATGCGGATAGTGGCTTTGCTGGAGGATGCGTCGGTTGAAGGTGAGGGCCTGGGATA
It encodes:
- a CDS encoding laccase, which encodes MKSALGCVFSALAASVSSSSLHALRQTPPQLDYNLLPRAACDNTNKSRSCWGNYSIDTNYYDETPDTGVTREYWLSVEEGDCAPDGYARQCQTINGTVPGPTIFADWGDSLIIHVTNNLKSNGTGIHWHGLRQSGSNIYDGVPGITQCAIAIGQSMTYRFKVSQYGSTWYHSHFSLQYANGVFGGMIFNGPATANYDEDLGHLFLSDWSHVDVFTRWFAARNGQPPALESGLINGTNKFDCSTSSTDPNCTGRGVKLTTVVEKGKKYRLRLVNAAVDGVFQFSIDKHKLKVIAADLVPIKPYSTSSLKLTEGQRYDIIFHANQAVDNYWVRAGWLNACQPNVNPDSITSVLRYNASSTLDPTSTSDVTVSSDCLDEPLASLVPHLKMDVTNIQKSFDTYLNISTTNYVHWTINTSSLLIDWNNPTLKQVFNGESLFPTDYNVLAINKTTTDDEWIVLVIQDQSNLGLEHPIHLHGHDFWILDQSTGTFDAATSPQSFKTKNPPRRDVAALPGNGYLAIAFMPDNPGAWLCHCHIAWHASEGLSLEFLEREADIQADVSDSDRTQFNDICQTWSDNVGTQAFPQEDSGI
- the stk-14 gene encoding serine/threonine kinase IREI, which produces MLRRPSGHVACRPEVLLAFAFLLVNLQWLQLVDAQPHHHARSPREDDDHAVPNIATLSTLTGGRPQPVIETPRTHGRGKRTVVEIADGPKTESIRLSYHAQSDNTNNNNHADLISNNVRANALAPDSSVRAPLTQSNKVGSLGAELSQHQIARSLEDWEVEDFVLLATVDGDLYATDRVRGEVRWHFKADHPMVETRHFRTSRSPVDEDFHEMDHWIWIVEPTRDGEIYIWRPSDSGPQLTKMTMTMKQLVETYSGLHMNGIVYTGEKRTNMVTLNAATGAMIKNLGPRGVNINKVESERCLREYALGNSITSECSNRETITLGRTEYIVGVYRTDGSPIASLKYSEWAPNVLDGDLGQQHSATPDKRYITGKPDGTFFGFGLDRENGDRPLFSHQLTSPVARVFDVLRRQWNPTGSSDTDLIILPQPLFPVNPAISRLRSAKVFVNHTEEGSWYALSGTQYPLILHAPPAPIHKFWPLESLNEDKLSEALVGTHDLPDWRIPKEINRLVPLLDAPPPPAGDAVITGNPTVPSSAGALPGLPAPDTATALPVQASDFFLNPFTLLVGIVIVIAVWTRAWIPQSSKKGYSLEGFLDFMRTLGRKVVDLTRFRIHVVRTEPTPTVTDITPRLEAAKEESSKPDASLADSSAGDSGSDEGLAKKEVTFADLPKSSETPPPVDTTDAPAEVVKPKRKAHRGRRGGIKHRKGPRNENTQSRDDEPPEPTVDEVVKKAQEIGQQPKLEPDVITIPNGVDNVSGPILKMGSLEVNQEQQLGIGSNGTIVFAGKWDGRDVAVKRMLVQFNEIASQETKLLRESDDHPNVIRYFAQQQSAGFLYIALELCQASLADVIQRPSMFRELAQAGERDMPGVLYQVAKGLSHLHSLRIVHRDLKPQNILVNMGKDGRPRILVSDFGLCKKLEGGQSSFGATTAHAAGTTGWRAPELLLDDDGGPGPGATMTFTDPGSSMHSASGTGSGVVGAGVNVRRVTRAIDIFSLGLVFFYVLTKGHHPFDLGDRYMRESNIRKGKYDLQLLEVLGDYAHDAKDLIESMLNSNPKKRPTAIGVMAHPFFWSPRKRLNFLCDVSDHFEKEPRDPPSPALALLEDQSSCVITNGDFLKTLPREFVESLGKQRKYTGNRMLDLLRALRNKKNHYEDLTPQLRKMVGPLPEGYLGFFTTRFPNLLIKCWEVIADLELEESDRFKEYYEPAGL